The nucleotide sequence ATGacaaatattattgtttaaattattaatttttttagtacataTATGTCACAATTTGTATAATAATTACTACTCCGTGTAACaatcatactgaaaaatctccattattTCACCCCCTCCTGTTATCTTCTACGTGCGCCCCATCCACGTGGCGGCGTCCAGTTCGACTAATGTTCGGTGCGCCCCAGATCTACGTAACGGCGCCGTCAAAACGCCCGTTTCCAGATTCCCCGTCACTGTTAACGGAGTCTGGACCACCTTTTGCCACCCCGCACTTATAAGCCAAATCAATCCCAGCCGTCCAACCGACTCGTCATCATAACCATCATTATCGTCGTCAttgcactctctctctctctctctctctagaaacgaGCTCCATAGAGAGAGACGGCGAAGAGCAAGTGAATCAAGAACACGAAGAGCTTGCAGAATTCGGCGATGGAACTGGCTCGAGCTGCCACGTCAGCGAATGAGGCGAGGAAGAGGAAGGCCGGCAGCGCGGACGGAGAATTGGTCGAATTGCCGTCGTCGTCGTATGACTTGGATCAGCACAAGAAGCCGAGACGACGCGTCGTCGTTATGAGGAGCGCGCCGAAATCCGAGGCGGAGAGCGTCCGGACGTCGAACGACGATTTTTCGACGTCGGATCACGCGGAGAGCTCCTGCTGCTCGAGTAACGGCTCGAGCGTGCTTGTGGAAGATAGAAAAATCGAGTTCGTAGATCTGGAGGTGAACAATTTTCGAATTaacttcaaaattaattagTGAAATAAATTCGGcaataaattcaattctcttgtAATTCTTTGAATTTTTCAGTTTCGTCGCGCTTTTATTAACTGGAatttttaattcatattttttgcaGGCCGATGAGAGTGACCAGGTCGAATCGTCGACGTATAATTCCAGCAGAGATGAAAGGTATATacacaaatacacacacacacacacacatatatatatatattatacaattGTGGAACATTTAGTATTGTAATTTTTGCATCCTatcttaaatttcaaaattcaaaagttaaattttgttttaaattcgAATTTCACGTAGGTGAAATGTATTTAAATTCCTTGTCTCAAATTATTTGTGTCTcatttcatttctctctctctttgcgtGCGTTCTTTTGCTTTTGCGGCAGGAGAGAGATGACGGTGCCGACGAGCGAAGTTCGAGCGGAAGCAGAATCGACGGCGGAACCAAAGGAGGCGGAGTCTCAACGACGATCACCACCGGTAGTGAACGTGTTGGAGCTCGAAGAATTCTTCGCGGCCACGGAGAAGGAAGGCCAACAAAAATTTATTGAGAAGTAAGTAAAAGTTCaactcattttttgaaaaataaataaaatttatgattTTGTACGAATTTAGGTTTAACGTTCTCACGATCCGAGCATGAAATTTCTAAATCGTTGGTAATTTTTCAGGTATAATTATGATGTCGTGAAGGACGAGCCGCTCGAAGGACGATACGAGTGGATTCGATTGAAGCCATGAAACACTAGTGATCGAAAGGAATCGATAAAGATCGATAATCCTCATGCATAATCTGTTatcattgttaattttttttaattaggttCTGCTAATTAATTTCAGTTCTTCGCTTTGTTTATCTTCTTTTAATTATGTACAGCTAAGCTTTAGCTCTCCAAGTTaatttagaagaagaagaagcagcagcagcagcagtttGTTCTGCGTACGATCTGAGTATGAAAGAGAACAAACGACTGTTGGAATAACAAAGCTTCTAGAATCCTATTCTCCATTCATTTTCTGGTGTCTCATTCTCTCTACCTATCTCGTATTATTCATTCTTTTGCGGCACTCTTTTATCTCTCATACCCGAGAAATTACTGCGTCGTATTGAAACACCGTCTCGTGGTAAGTATAACCAGTCTCTGTATTGTATATCAATACAGTAATAGATAGTACTGGTTATGTCTTTTAATTATGTTTCAGCATACGATAATACTAACTCAGTACTAGAACAATATTTTATTGATTAATATTAAGGAGATCAACTTTTTAAACCATATgacgtggttgttgatgatttgattattacttaagtattgattaacgtgcttatttcttattgataacacatcatatgatttacaaatttgatctaaaaaatTGATCTCTCCAAAAAAATCAACATTTATTATATCACGTATCTGTTTTCTAGGATGATAAAACTAGCTTTCCAGAAATGTAGTGTTCCAACAGTACATGCAGATGCAGTCGACAAATCCAGTATATTTTGGCGTATGCGAATATTGTTTTGATATGAGCAAAGGAAATAAGAATTTATgtaaattcaaaaacaatttgtACTTATTTTCCCTTAGTTTTCGAATATTTTGGAAATAAGTGATATCAAAGCGACCATCTACTTAAAGTTTTAcatcatatttatatatcatttcATGTGACGGTTGATGTtcagattttgttttttaaattattagagTAAAAATTCAACTATCTACCATCACATTATATAatctataaaatataatttaaaaaacataaaattgggATAAATTAACGTGTGAATTAATATACCCTGAAATATGTGGACACGTGTATGAAGGCCGAAAAGTGATGATCTTATCCTCTTGATCCACCATGATCCACCATGATCCACCATCACCAACCAATGTCCCAGTGCGTGGCCGAATCCACTTTTTACAAATCCCAAATAAAAGCATGGAATTGGAAAGAAAGAATATTTACTATTACTAGCTTGTCTAACTACACTGTTGTACGGAGATCGGAAACTAATTTgggttaaagttaaaaaaagccgactgcaaaattaaataaattcacTGAATCTCTTCTGCAACTCTCTACTTGTTTCTGTGTGTACTACAAAACAGTTAAAAGAGACAGAGGGAAGGCAACATATGGAAGGTTTGTAGACAGAAGACAGAAGAGAGAACAGATCAGAGGCTTTTAATTTGACTGATAGATTCATCCGTACTTTCTGAGGGATGGTATATACTTTGGAATTGAGATCCTCGCCGGACCTTTACGTCCAGGGCTGACGGTCCGACGGACCTAAGATCTGAAACACTTATTTAAATTTAGCGATTTTTATTAACTTATTCTACCAGCTCACTTTACACAAATCAagagttcagtttttttttttttttttttttcctctctcttcAAGGGCTCGGAAATTCAGGTCTTTGGCTCTAGACACAGAAATCCAGTAACAATCTtgactttatttttttgtcaagatTTCATAGCCTGATCAGCAGTCAGTTACTATTCGTGCCGATATTGCCTTGTTTGATTTTACTACAAAGGGCGCAGTGCAATTAGAAGTTGAACTATCTAATACAAGTTGTCGAGGAGTATGCAATTTGATATCATGTCAAAGTTTCGAAGTCGGCTTAATTACGTTGATATCGTCCCAATTTATCTACCTACACAGCTCTACATGTGGTGGATTCTATCATGAAAAAGCTCAGTGCAATTATAAGTGAACCATTCACTCTACTGAAAATGGGTTTGGTTTCTGCTTTTGTTTCGATCATTTATGATATTTTGGAAACTTGCTGCATGATAGAGTGAACCAGAAAAGAGAAGAGAGACAAAATAGGTGGGTGTTATAGGGTAAGTAGTGTAGTACACATAGGCTTATCTGGCTAGCTCCGTAGGTTTGCTCTAAGTTTACACAAGAatacaagaaattattttaaccGTTAATAATTGCTAAATATTGGGAAGTTATAGACTTATAGGGttcttatttaaaattaaaagcgTGAAACGTACAGATAGAAAAGTGAAAACGTAGTACGGATTCGATAACCTTATTGTATAAGCAAATGAAATCTACTGACAAATATGAGAAAACCTCAAAATTCGTTGATCCATAATATTAAAGATAATATCGGTCCAAAGCAGACATTGGAAACCAAAACTTTAAAGTTGAAATGTTGATGTCAGTTGCGAATCAATTTGTCATCTCATTTACATtagaatgaattaaaatgttaCAAAGTGAGTGCTTTCGCATGGTCGACACCAACGAAAGGACCAAGGGTATGCTTGTGTATGCTTCAACACACTCCATTCAaagaaagattttttttgtGATACTAACATACTTTACATTAAGGGGTTGAAAAACTTGATCTAAAGGCACAACGAACCCACCATAAAAAATAGGGTATTGAACTTGCCAATAGCTACGTTCGATTATAAAgcttctcatttacaagtgaagagtaaTAGATTACAAAACGAATATTTTTTACCAAGTAAAATTTTCTGGAAAACATTCCAAAAGCAGCCAATTCTACTTGCAACTAGTGTAGAattattaaaaaccaaaaaccaagatttattaaacaaaaatgaCTTGTTTCCTTAATTTGTAGGATATTCTTTTCGAGTAAGTGCCTTGTTCGTTGGGATTCTTCTCGTAAGTAGAATGCGACAAAGAGCTTTCGATGAGTCGCTAGCAGTAGATTGTGATTGGTCATGGGCtatgcaaaacaaaatgaattgGACTATGGGCCTAGTTTTCCATCAGTGGGCTTAAGCTTTTAGGAACTCTGTAAAAAATGAAATATcttcgtctttttttttaatcaaattgttGCAACAGTTATGACTGGGTTGATAACAATTTAGTTTTGGGAAATTTTGGACAAATACCTGCTGAACTTGCAAGCATGTGTGCAAttattttctgaatttttaatttttaccacTTGAACTTTCTTAACTGTTGGAATCTACCACTGTGTTCACGTGGAAGGTTATTTTTATCAATTCATTTCCCTAGGATTAGCTGGAATCAATTTGTAAGAAggcaaaaggtttttatttattttttatttttttaatagtggCGTTGGAGTCATGTCATGAAGAGAAATGGAGAAGTTGATTTCGATTTGATTTATGCAAGGGTGGTTGAAGAATTGAAGGGAAAATTATGCAAAAATCTAGTTTTTCATTTATAGTGAGTTttcaagatattttttttttttgtaggttaACAAGTGCCTGTATGGTTCGCCTTAATTTATTCATACTCTTGTGGAGGGAATTGTTGAACTGGGGCTGTACAAATCCCCAATTTTGGTACCATATTGACTTAGTATTATTTTGAAGCTAATTTGAACCTAGACAGTCCCATAAAGTTAATTGACACAAATATCCCTATAGGTGACATGTTTTAATAGCAAAATGGATGAGGTGGTAGATTCTAACAGTTAAGAAAGTCCAGgtggtaaaaaataaaaattgaaagttcATGCGATATTGCACATGCTTACAATTTCAGATTTTACTTGCGCAAAAAACccttagtttttttgtttttggtttttacttTTTGAGTGTGTGaggtataaataaattatatgcGGTAAATCAGGGATGAAGAAGTGATAAGagtaagaagaaattaaaataaaattttgaaagtgaAAGCATCTTAaaatagatttttatttttatttttattttgtgtgcaTTTTCTTGTACATTTCTTCCTCTGTCCCTCTCCACCATCCTTCGTCTACTCTTTTTCACCCTCCTCCTATGTGTTTTACTTCTATCaataacataaaaacaaaaaaaaaaaagattattaaaCGGGTCTTTACTCTTTAGTGTCCCAAAAATACTCGAATTAAGAAGTTATTCCTCTATACAAACAAATCTTAATTTACATTCATACTTAaacatctctttttttttttaattttttaattttttatttattgtgaTAAATCACTTCAGTATCCATGCCCGTATGTAATAAACATCTCCTCTTATTATTATTCATCGTCATCCCCTAACTATAGTTCAGGCTACAACTTGTACACATGGGCCATGGCATAGATTGTTTCATTAATTATATTCTTTCACAATTCATAGATTGTTTCATTAATTATATTCTTTCACAATTCTAACATCCTTTTTTGAGATGGGATCGATGTAGCTTAATTTATAACTTTTAAGCAAGAAATTGCATGCATACAGTagtttaacataatatatttttgtgaaaCATATAGCTTGGGGTTATCTACAATACATCACCTGTATGAGATGCATCAATATTTAAGATGCTAAATTGAGAATGTCAAAACTCAAACCACGGAAATCTAGTTGTCCAATGCGTCGAAGTATTCCATTCACTAGTGTATTGCACAATTATCGTATAACTTTGACATATTAATTATATGTTGGATTCTCATTGTAGACCATAAATCCAAAGACAACAATCTATGATTTTAGATTTATATTGTGGATATCGACCCTTCCTATCAATTATGAAGCTAAACTCTTTCACCATCAGATTGTTTATCCACCAATAAAAAACGTAAACTGGGATTAAATCGTCAGGGGAGACTTACAACATAGCATGTCAGATTTTTGTTAACAAAAGGATCAACCCTACCCAATCAATTTGATATAACCAATCCCTCGATGGAACAATTTCCATTTTTATGAAAATGTTGCCTCAAGAAGATCAAGATTGCTTTTCTTCCATCTGCATATATGCATTTGCGCACTCACAACTCGGACATAACCAAAGCCCCACGAAtccaatttaccaaaaaaaaggtgaatttacccattttttctttaaaaaagatGAATCAAGGTAAACTCTCTTTAACATTTTTTCCCCAGTAAAATATGAAGGAAGAACTCATAAACTAATGATCTGACAAATGAACTAAAATACATGCCCTTGAGAAATTCTAATTACAGTCTAATGTGAAAAAGGGGGGAAGGGGGAAATGTAAATAAGAGGAAGAAAATAACTTAAGGTTCATCCAGCACAACATCTTCACTGGAGATGGTAGATTTAACAGAACCGGCTTCGATTGAAGCCTCCTTGGGTAAGGAATATGCGAGTAGAGCCTTGACAACGTGCCG is from Pyrus communis chromosome 10, drPyrComm1.1, whole genome shotgun sequence and encodes:
- the LOC137748531 gene encoding cyclin-dependent kinase inhibitor 7-like, which codes for MELARAATSANEARKRKAGSADGELVELPSSSYDLDQHKKPRRRVVVMRSAPKSEAESVRTSNDDFSTSDHAESSCCSSNGSSVLVEDRKIEFVDLEADESDQVESSTYNSSRDERREMTVPTSEVRAEAESTAEPKEAESQRRSPPVVNVLELEEFFAATEKEGQQKFIEKYNYDVVKDEPLEGRYEWIRLKP